The following coding sequences lie in one Catharus ustulatus isolate bCatUst1 chromosome 5, bCatUst1.pri.v2, whole genome shotgun sequence genomic window:
- the NDNF gene encoding protein NDNF isoform X1, protein MDVEMLLLRCPLLLLLLLLPLHCRPQKLPTRDEELFQMQIRDKAFFHDSSVIPDGAEISSYLFRDTPKRYFFVVEEDNTPLAVTVTPCDAPLEWKLSVQELPEEASGEGSGDPEPLEQQKQQITSEEGTELFSYKGNDVEYFVSSSSPSGLYQLDLLSTEKDTHFKVYATTTPESDQPYPELPYDPRIDVTSLGRTTVTLAWKPSPTASLLRQPIQYCIVINKEHNFKSLCAVEAKLSSDDAFMMAPKPGLDFSPFDFAHFGFPADNNSGKERGFLKSSKFGRQTAPKPRVDLHRICIGNKNIFTVSDLKPDTQYYFDMFAVNTNTNMSTAYVGTFARTKEEAKQKTIELKDGKVTDVFIKRKGTKFLRFAPVSSHQKVTFSVHSCLDAVQIQVRRDGKLLLSQSVEGVRQFQLRGKAKAKYLIRLKGSKKGASMLKVLATTRPNKQSFPSLPEDTRIKAFDKLRTCSSVTVAWLGTQERNKFCIYKREVDDNYNEEQKKREQNQCLGPDTRKKSEKVLCKYFHSQNIQKAVTTETIRGLQPGKSYLLDVYVIGHGGHSVKYQSKLVKTRKFC, encoded by the exons ATGGATGTTGA gatgctcctgctgcgctgcccactgctgctcctgctgctgctgctgccactccaCTGCAGGCCCCAGAAGCTGCCCACCAGGGATGAGGAGCTCTTCCAGATGCAGATCCGGGACAAGGCGTTTTTCCACGACTCGTCGGTCATCCCCGACGGAGCCGAGATCAGCAGCTACCTCTTCCGAGACACCCCCAAAAG GTATTTCTTCGTGGTTGAAGAGGACAACACTCCCTTAGCAGTGACGGTGACGCCGTGCGATGCCCCTCTGGAGTGGAAACTGAGTGTGCAGGAGCTCCCAGAGGAAGCCAGTGGGGAAGGATCAG GTGacccagagcccctggagcaACAGAAACAGCAGATTACCAGTGAGGAAGGCACGGAGCTCTTCTCCTACAAAGGCAACGACGTGGAATACTTTGTGTCCTCTAGTTCCCCGTCCGGGCTGTACCAGCTGGATCTGCTGTCGACAGAGAAGGACACCCATTTTAAAGTGTATGCAACCACCACCCCAGAGTCAGACCAGCCTTATCCTGAGCTACCTTACGATCCCAGAATCGATGTCACCTCTCTGGGACGTACAACAGTGACGCTGGCATGGAAACCGAGCCCCACGGCCTCCTTACTGAGACAGCCCATCCAGTACTGCATAGTCATCAACAAAGAGCACAACTTCAAAAGCCTCTGCGCTGTGGAAGCCAAGCTCAGCTCTGACGACGCCTTCATGATGGCTCCAAAGCCAGGTCTGGATTTCAGTCCCTTTGACTTTGCCCATTTTGGCTTCCCTGCAGACAACAACTCTGGCAAAGAACGTGGTTTCCTAAAATCGTCCAAGTTTGGGCGGCAAACAGCCCCAAAGCCGAGAGTTGACCTGCACAGAATTTGCATTGGGAACAAGAACATCTTCACCGTGTCTGACCTGAAGCCAGACACGCAGTACTACTTTGACATGTTTGCAGTGAACACCAACACCAACATGAGCACCGCCTATGTCGGCACCTTTGCCAGGACCAAGGAGGAGGCGAAGCAGAAAACAATCGAACTGAAGGATGGCAAAGTTACAGATGTGTTCATCAAAAGAAAGGGAACCAAATTTCTGCGTTTTGCCCCTGTTTCATCTCACCAAAAAGTCACCTTTTCCGTTCATTCCTGCCTGGATGCTGTTCAGATCCAAGTTAGGAGGGATGGGAAACTTCTCTTGTCTCAAAGCGTGGAGGGCGTGCGGCAGTTCCAGCTCCGGGGGAAAGCCAAAGCTAAATACCTGATCAGGCTGAAGGGCAGCAAGAAAGGCGCTTCCATGCTGAAGGTCCTGGCTACAACGAGGCCCAACAAGCAGTCATTCCCCTCCCTTCCCGAAGACACGCGGATCAAAGCCTTTGACAAGCTCCGCACGTGCTCCTCGGTCACGGTGGCGTGGCTGGGCACGCAGGAGAGGAACAAATTCTGCATCTACAAGAGGGAAGTGGATGACAATTACAACgaagagcagaagaaaagagagcAGAACCAGTGCTTGGGTCCAGACACGAGGAAGAAGTCGGAAAAGGTTCTCTGTAAGTACTTCCACAGCCAGAACATCCAGAAAGCAGTGACCACAGAGACAATCAGAGGCCTGCAGCCTGGCAAGTCCTACCTGCTGGATGTTTATGTGATAGGGCACGGCGGGCACTCGGTGAAATACCAGAGCAAACTGGTGAAAACAAGGAAGTTCTGTTAG
- the NDNF gene encoding protein NDNF isoform X2 has product MLLLRCPLLLLLLLLPLHCRPQKLPTRDEELFQMQIRDKAFFHDSSVIPDGAEISSYLFRDTPKRYFFVVEEDNTPLAVTVTPCDAPLEWKLSVQELPEEASGEGSGDPEPLEQQKQQITSEEGTELFSYKGNDVEYFVSSSSPSGLYQLDLLSTEKDTHFKVYATTTPESDQPYPELPYDPRIDVTSLGRTTVTLAWKPSPTASLLRQPIQYCIVINKEHNFKSLCAVEAKLSSDDAFMMAPKPGLDFSPFDFAHFGFPADNNSGKERGFLKSSKFGRQTAPKPRVDLHRICIGNKNIFTVSDLKPDTQYYFDMFAVNTNTNMSTAYVGTFARTKEEAKQKTIELKDGKVTDVFIKRKGTKFLRFAPVSSHQKVTFSVHSCLDAVQIQVRRDGKLLLSQSVEGVRQFQLRGKAKAKYLIRLKGSKKGASMLKVLATTRPNKQSFPSLPEDTRIKAFDKLRTCSSVTVAWLGTQERNKFCIYKREVDDNYNEEQKKREQNQCLGPDTRKKSEKVLCKYFHSQNIQKAVTTETIRGLQPGKSYLLDVYVIGHGGHSVKYQSKLVKTRKFC; this is encoded by the exons atgctcctgctgcgctgcccactgctgctcctgctgctgctgctgccactccaCTGCAGGCCCCAGAAGCTGCCCACCAGGGATGAGGAGCTCTTCCAGATGCAGATCCGGGACAAGGCGTTTTTCCACGACTCGTCGGTCATCCCCGACGGAGCCGAGATCAGCAGCTACCTCTTCCGAGACACCCCCAAAAG GTATTTCTTCGTGGTTGAAGAGGACAACACTCCCTTAGCAGTGACGGTGACGCCGTGCGATGCCCCTCTGGAGTGGAAACTGAGTGTGCAGGAGCTCCCAGAGGAAGCCAGTGGGGAAGGATCAG GTGacccagagcccctggagcaACAGAAACAGCAGATTACCAGTGAGGAAGGCACGGAGCTCTTCTCCTACAAAGGCAACGACGTGGAATACTTTGTGTCCTCTAGTTCCCCGTCCGGGCTGTACCAGCTGGATCTGCTGTCGACAGAGAAGGACACCCATTTTAAAGTGTATGCAACCACCACCCCAGAGTCAGACCAGCCTTATCCTGAGCTACCTTACGATCCCAGAATCGATGTCACCTCTCTGGGACGTACAACAGTGACGCTGGCATGGAAACCGAGCCCCACGGCCTCCTTACTGAGACAGCCCATCCAGTACTGCATAGTCATCAACAAAGAGCACAACTTCAAAAGCCTCTGCGCTGTGGAAGCCAAGCTCAGCTCTGACGACGCCTTCATGATGGCTCCAAAGCCAGGTCTGGATTTCAGTCCCTTTGACTTTGCCCATTTTGGCTTCCCTGCAGACAACAACTCTGGCAAAGAACGTGGTTTCCTAAAATCGTCCAAGTTTGGGCGGCAAACAGCCCCAAAGCCGAGAGTTGACCTGCACAGAATTTGCATTGGGAACAAGAACATCTTCACCGTGTCTGACCTGAAGCCAGACACGCAGTACTACTTTGACATGTTTGCAGTGAACACCAACACCAACATGAGCACCGCCTATGTCGGCACCTTTGCCAGGACCAAGGAGGAGGCGAAGCAGAAAACAATCGAACTGAAGGATGGCAAAGTTACAGATGTGTTCATCAAAAGAAAGGGAACCAAATTTCTGCGTTTTGCCCCTGTTTCATCTCACCAAAAAGTCACCTTTTCCGTTCATTCCTGCCTGGATGCTGTTCAGATCCAAGTTAGGAGGGATGGGAAACTTCTCTTGTCTCAAAGCGTGGAGGGCGTGCGGCAGTTCCAGCTCCGGGGGAAAGCCAAAGCTAAATACCTGATCAGGCTGAAGGGCAGCAAGAAAGGCGCTTCCATGCTGAAGGTCCTGGCTACAACGAGGCCCAACAAGCAGTCATTCCCCTCCCTTCCCGAAGACACGCGGATCAAAGCCTTTGACAAGCTCCGCACGTGCTCCTCGGTCACGGTGGCGTGGCTGGGCACGCAGGAGAGGAACAAATTCTGCATCTACAAGAGGGAAGTGGATGACAATTACAACgaagagcagaagaaaagagagcAGAACCAGTGCTTGGGTCCAGACACGAGGAAGAAGTCGGAAAAGGTTCTCTGTAAGTACTTCCACAGCCAGAACATCCAGAAAGCAGTGACCACAGAGACAATCAGAGGCCTGCAGCCTGGCAAGTCCTACCTGCTGGATGTTTATGTGATAGGGCACGGCGGGCACTCGGTGAAATACCAGAGCAAACTGGTGAAAACAAGGAAGTTCTGTTAG